The DNA region TGTAAATGAAGACGATGCTGTACGCTCAAAAACGTATCCCGTAGTAAAAGATTTCATCATAAAACCTTTTTCTAAGGTGCAAATAAAGGAGATACTTACCACTGGGATTGGTGTGAATTAATACCGCCGCTACAGAAGAAATACACATTTATGCATTTACCCAGCTCCGTGCTCAGGTTATCTTTGTGCAATTAACATTTTACTGTAGGTTTGTTTCTTTTGTTAAAACCAGATCACAAAATGAAGTTTATTGTTTCGTCTTCATCCTTGCTCAAACATTTGCAGCAGATAAACGGGGTGATCAATGCCAATACGGTATTACCCATTTTGGAAGACTTTCTATTTGAAATTGAAGACCGCAAACTGACCATTGTAGCCACCGATCTTGAGACCGTAATGAGCGTTCAGATGGATGTGGAAAGCAAATCAAACGGGCGTGTTTGTATCCCGGCTAAGATCCTGATCGACTCTCTTAAGAATATAGCAGACCAACCACTTACTTTTAATATCGATAAGAACTTTGCTGTAGAACTGACCAGCGATAATGGTAAGTATAAGGTGATGGGAGAGAACCCAGACAACTTCCCTAAGGCTCCTACTGCTGATGATACTACCCCTTTTACCATGCCTAGTGGCGCTTTGGTAACGGCTATCAATAAAACATTGTTTGCAGTAAGCAACGATGACCTTCGCCCTGCTATGACGGGTGTATTCTTCGAACTTTCTAAAGACTATATACAGTTTGTAGCTACCGATGCTCATCGCCTGGTTCGCTACAAGCGGCTTGATGTAAAATGTCCGAAGAACGAGAATTTCATTGTGCCTAAGAAGCCGCTGAACCTGCTAAAAAATGCACTGCCTGACAACGACGATGAACTTACTGTTAGCTATAACAGCAACCATTTATTTGTTTCGCATGGCACTACACAGCTAATCTGCCGACTGATAGATGCACGTTTCCCTGATTATAAGGTGGTAATACCTACAGACAATCCATACAAACTGGTTGTTGGTAAAGGTGATTTCCAGAGTGCGCTGCGCCGCGTAAGTGTTTTCAGTAACAAAAGCACCAACCAGGTTGCTCTTACTATAAGTGGTAGCGAACTACAAATGGCTGCCCAGGATGTAGATTTTTCTTTTGAAGGAAATGAAAGAATGAATTGCCAGTACGATGGCGAAGATCTACAGATTGCTTTCAATGCGCGTTTCTTAATTGAGATGCTGAACGCAGCTGAAACAGATGAAGTAAAAGTGGAACTGGCTACTTCTACCAAAGCAGGTATCATCAAACCAACATCAAGCGAGGATAACGAAGACCTGCTGATGCTGGTAATGCCACTCATGCTCAACAACTAATACGCTACTAACCATTCTTTATATAAATCCTCCTGCTTCAGGAGGATTTTTTTATTTTTAATAGGCTGGTCTTTGAAGGAATTGTTGTGTTGCCAGCCACGGATCGACTATCAGCTACTGTTGCGTCGCACTCTTGTACAGCATCTCGTGGCGCAGCGCTTCGGAAGCTAAGTACATTCAGCTTAAATAATCTCTTGCCATATGTTCGAAAATATAATTGATCATTTTCAAACGCTGGAGCAACGGCCGCTAGAGCGAATGGCTTTTATAGTTGGCGGCCTGCTTATCTTCTGGATCATTGAAGGAGCCATCCCGCTGGTAAAACTCCAATACAAGCGAAACAAGTGGAAGCATGCAAGTATCAACTTCGGCTTTACGGTTATTCATCTTGTTATTCATACTTTTCTTGCTATCATCATTGTCTTAATGAGCGACTGGTGCAAGGCTAATGGTTTTGGCCTTGTGTACTGGACAAATGCTTCTGTGTTAGGAGCCATACTGATTTCTTTCCTTGTACTGGATCTTTTTGGTGGCTGGCTGGTACACATCACCCAGCATAAGATTTTTCACCTATGGCGGTTCCATGTTGTGCACCATGCCGATAATAATGTAGATGTCACTACAGGCTTACGCCATCACCCGATAGAAAGTGTGCTGAGAGGCATATTCTTCTTTATGGGCATCCTTGTCTCCGGCGCGCCTATGTATGCTGTCATGATCTTCCAGACGTTGCTGGTGCTGGCTACCGCATTTACACATGCTAATATCAGGTTGCCGCGATGGATCGACAATAGCCTGAGCTACGTATTTGTTTCTCCGAATATGCACAAGGTGCACCATCACTACATGCAGCCGTATACCGATAGTAATTATGGCGCGGTTCTTTCCATCTGGGACCGCTTGTTTGGCACCTACCGAAAACTGGATCCCAAGGATATAAAGTATGGCCTTGACAGGTACTATCCTAATGAGAAAGATGAGGATTTTAAGATGTTGCTTTTCCACCCGTTTAAGAACCAGGATTTGAAGGATTAGGTTCATTTCGGGAAAATCTATTTCAGCATCCACCTCGAAGTTTATGCTTTATCACTTGAAGTTTTACATCATTTACAGAGGTTGATTGTCCTTGTCATAACTTCATCCTTTACTCAAACTTATATTCACACATGAATCGTGGTTCCACCATCGCCGTTATTCCTGCCCGTTATGCAGCTACACGTTTCCCTGCCAAGCTAATGCAGCAGTTGGGAAATAAATCTGTGATCAGGCATACGTACGACAATACAAAAGCAACAGGATTATTTGATGAAGTATTTGTAGCTACCGATAGCGACATCATTTACAATGAGATTACCAGCAATGGTGGTAAGGCAGTAATGAGTATAAAGCAACACGAAAGTGGCAGCGACCGGATAGCAGAAGCAGTAGCCGACATGGATGTAGACATAGTAGTGAATGTTCAGGGAGATGAGCCTTTTGTTCAGAAGGAGCCACTGCAGAAACTGTTAGAGGTCTTTGAGGGTGAAGAGGGGCAGGATGTTCAGGTAGCATCGCTGATGCAGGTGCTTACGGAGCAGAAATTAATCAATGATCCTAACTATGTAAAAGTGGCTGTAGATAACAAGATGAATGCGCTGTTCTTTAGCCGATCAGTTATTCCATATTCGCGCAGCAGCGAGGGCAGTATTATCTACTATGAACACATTGGTGTGTATGCTTTCAGGAAACAGGCGTTGCTCAATTTTACCAACTGGCCAATGACACCATTGGAAAGCGCTGAAAAGATAGAATGCCTGCGGTACCTGGAAAATGGCGTCAGGATGAAAATGATAGTAACAGAGTATATGGGAGTAGAAATAGATACACCGGAAGACCTGGAAAGAGCTGCTAAATTGCTTTAGTTCTGAAGCCTGTCCAGTATGCCGTTGATCCTTTCGTAAACCAATGTTAGTTCTTCGTCGTATTTATTAGAATTCTCTTTAAAAGCTTTATACAGCAGTTTAGCCTGTTGCACTCTTAGGTCTGCATATTCAGAAAGCAATTCACGCTTTTGATTAAGTTCTTTGTCTAGCTTGTAATTCTTGGTTGTAGCTACTTGTTTTTGAAAGCTTTGCCATTCAGGTAAAGTGCTGTCAGCTAAAATGCCTGCGGCCTGGTCCATATTCTGAACATACTGCAGCCTGCTCATTTGCTGTACAGCCTGCTCCTCCACCTTGTTCATCTGAACAAGGGTCTGTTCAAAAAGAGGTGTATCGTCGCGACGCGGCCTCAACAATAAAAATGCTGCAATAGAAGCTACCCCGGCTATACCGATAAATACTTTTTTATTCTTACTAACTATATCGCGGGTATCGTTCCAAAGTTTGATAGGATGTGGAAGTTTCCACACATTGTCGTTCATATAGGGTCCTTTCTAAAGGAGAGACCAAAAGTCGGCCATTTCCACCGCAACAATAGTATAATTTCGCATCTGTAAAAAATATAAACGATGAGTAGTTTTCGCAATTTCAAAATGATTGGTTATGTGGTTTTTGGAAGAGGAAGTTTTAACCAATTGAATGATATATTGAAACCGCATAGGAAGGATAACAGACCAATGGTTTTCCTTGTAGACAACTACTTCGAAAATGGTGCTAATGGCCTTGTAAAAAGGATCCCTGTACAGGAAAATGACAAGGTGATTTTTGCAGATGTAACGTACGAGCCTAAGACAACTTATGTAGATAGTATTGCACAACAATTAAAAGATGAATATGGAACTGTAAGCGGTGTAATAGGCATTGGTGGCGGTTCTACTCTTGATCTTGCTAAGGCTGTAAGCCTCATGATGACCAACCCCGGATCATCTGCCGATTACCAGGGTTGGGACCTGGTACAGAAAGCTGGTGTTTATAAAGCAGGTATTCCTACACTAAGCGGTACCGGTGCTGAAGTAAGCCGCACCACTGTGCTTACAGGCCCTACGCGTAAGCTCGGCATGAACAGCGATTTCACTCCATTCGACCAAATAGTTTTAGATCCTGAATTGATAGCTAATGCACCGGTAAACCAACGCTTTTATACAGGCATGGACTGCTATATACACTGCATTGAAAGCTTGCAGGGAACATACCTGAACGAGTTCAGCAAAAGCTATGGCGAAAAAGCACTGGAACTATGCAGGAAAGTATTTTTAGAAAAAGATACATGGGATGAAGAAAGCGATGACAAGCTAATGATGGCAAGTTATGCCGGCGGTATGAGCATAGCTTATAGCCAGGTAGGTGTAGCACATGCTGTCAGCTATGGCCTTAGCTACTTGCTTGGTACCAAGCATGGCATTGGAAACTGTATCGTCATGAACCAACTGGAAGAATACTACCCGGAAGGAGTAGCGGAGTTTAAACGTATGGTTGAAAAAAGCGGTGCAGAAATACCAACCGGAATTTGCAAGGGATTGACTGATGAACAATTTGATACCATGATAAACGTAAGCCTTGGTATGAAACCTTTATGGGAAAACGCACTTGGTAAAAATTGGGAGCAGGTAATGACGCGACAAAAGCTTCGTGATTTATACGAGAAACTATAACAACGATAGCCGCTTTTGCGGCTTTTTTTCTTCTAGAAAATACCATAGCACCGCCACCATCTCAACATTCAAATCGTCTGTCCACTATCTTTAATCAATGCGTCCTCATAAATACATCAAACGGATTATTCAGCCCATTTTTACTACCGGCCGTACCAAAGAGATCCTTCATGTAAACCCAACCGTTCAACCCATTCGTGAAGAAGCCAAAGAGATCAAGATATTTATTTACAACTACGATGGCCGCCACCTGAACGAGATGCAGGCTGAAACACCGGAAGCGTGTTTTGATTTTAAAGACACGAACAATGTAAGCTGGATAAATATCGATGGCATACGTAAAAAGGATGTAGAACTTATTTGCAGAAAGTTTGGAGTACACAACCTGATAGTGGAAGATATTTTAAGTGTTGGGCAACGGCCAAAAACGGATGAGATAGAAGGCATCATGTTTTGCCTGCTAAACATGCTTTACTTCAACGATAGACATTGCTCGGTAGAGCAGGAGCAGATAAGCATAGTGTTGGGAAAGAACTTTGTGCTCACCTTCCAGGAAGATGCAAGCCGCGACGTATTTGATTCCCTTCGTGAAAAACTACGGTTATCGTCCAGCAAGATCAGGCACAGCGGTGCTGATTACCTCTGCTATTCATTGATAGATATGATCGTTGACCACTACTTTGTAGTGATGGAAAGCCTTGGCGAAAAGATTGAACAGCTGGAAGAAGAGATCATCAGAAATACCAACACCCGTTCGCTGGCAAAGATCAATAGCCTGAGAAAAGAACTGATAGTACTAAAACGAAACGTGTCACCGGTTCGCGACCTGGTGAATGGCTTTATAAAAAGTGAAAGCGAATTGCTGGAAGACCGCACTACAAAATATTTCAAGGATGTATACGACCATATAGTACAGGCTAATGACCTGGCGGAAAACTACCGCGATATGATGACGAGCCTGCAGGATCTGTACTTGAGTAAAGTGAACCTGAAGATGAATGAAGTAATGAAAGTGATGGCTGTAGTTACTTGCCTACTTGCACCGGCAACTGTTATAGGAGGAATCTTTGGAATGAACTTCGACATCATACCCTATGCACATAATCAATGGGGTTTTCATGTTACAGTAGGATTCATGCTACTGGTGCCTGTGATGATGTTATTCATCTTCAAAAGACGCGGCTGGTTCTAATTACAGTTGATTATATAAACAACAAGCATACTTACTTTATAAAACAGTAAGATCTCGTAATAGATAAGCTGAAGATATCGTTACCTGAATCTACTGTAAGCCAACGTAAGCAGGTCTTTTTTCCATTTAAGAAAGCGAAGGCGAAGACGAATATCATTAAGCACTGTAGCGCTTTGTTCTGTAGATAGCTGCATTTCCAACTGTTGTATTTCTTGCTGAAGAGCATCAAGTTGCTGTCCGTGCATACCCATACCTGTAGAAGGACTATTCATCTCCCAAAAATAGAGATCACCTCACACAGAAGAAGCCATGTTTATAAAATGGGAATAATTACAGGCTCGCCCGTACAATACACAGAACGACCGCTAAATATAAGCTGATGCAATAACCTAAACTGCCTTGTTCATTTCTTGGATGAACTGTACTTCTGTGATTTGTAGCGTTACTGTAGTGCCCATATTGGGTAAAGAAGATATGAACATGTCGCCGCCGGTATGCTTTAGATACTGACGTGTAAGGAATAAACCAGCGCCCGATCCTTTTTCATTTTTTGTACCCAAAGAAGAGGCTATAGGCGAATCATTTAAAATGGTATGAACCGTTTTTTTGTCCATTCCTTTTCCATCATCTGCTACTTTTATAAGTAGTGTATCCTTCTCTTTAAAGATCCAGATATTGATATTGCCGGAGGTGGTGTACTTGTTTGCGTTGTGAAGCAAATTATTCAGCACTAGTTGAAGTCCTATTCCATCTACATAAACATCTGTATCAATGTAGCAGCTTATAGAAACCAGGTTTTGCTTGGCTTCTATATCCTTTGCTTGTAGCGCTACAGTTTCGCGAACAAGCTCTTCTATGTTATAGAACTTCATGCGGCGGCTACTGCTATGAAGAAGTTGTGTGCCCAGGTACATAAGCTTTTCAACCGTGCATATCAATAGGTCTACCCGCTCCTGCGAGTCATCTACCAGGTGTGTAAGCTCTTCCCTGCTTAGCGCGCCCTGCTGAAACAAGCCCAGCAGTTGTTGAATATTGCTAAGAGGCGTTTTTATCTCATGCGCCAGCATCGAAAGCATCAACTTGTTGATTCCTTCTTTTGACTGTAATTCCCGCACTTCTTCCTGTGCCTGTTGAAAAGCTGCTCTTTGCTCCAGCAGTAGGTCTACCTGCTTACCTAGCAGTTGCAAGGCGTTTACCTGCTCCTCGCTTAGCTGGTGATGCTGCAAGTGAAACACGCACAAAGAACCAATGGTAGTACCCGCAGGTGATTTTATAGGAACACCTGCATAAAAGCGCAGGTGATGTTTTTTTACCAGCGGATTGTTGCTAAACAATTCATTGGTTTCTGGCTGGTCTACTATGTATATGTTTTGCCTGGAAGCAATGGTATGAATGCAAAAAGAATTTTCTACCGGTATGTTCTTAATTGCATTGGCAGTGCCTGCTTTTGTCCATTGCCTGTTTTTATCAATAAGTGTAATAGCACTGTCGCTGGTCTTACAGATCAGCGCGGCCATGTTCACTATATTTTGAAAAACTTCTTCATTTTCTGTATCCAGGATCTTTAATGAATAAAGTTCTTCCAGGTGCAATGGAGTCATTGTATGGGATTTTAGGGCAAATACAAAGCTACCGGCACTAACAGCCGTATGTTATTAAAATGAAGTAAAATCCGTTAAAAGATGATTAGTGCTTTTATGGGTGTTTCAGCCAGTTTTGGTGCTGGTTTTCTTTTTATTTTTCTTCACCAGGTTGAAAGAATCATCAATCATTTGCAGCACTTCTTTCCTGGGAATGGTACCATCTACAACCACTGTATTCCAGTGTTTCTTGTTCATGTGGTAACCGGGTATAACAGCTGCATACTGCTCCCGAAGCTCAAGCGCTTTTTGAGGATCGCATTTTACATTCACCCGGAGAGGGTGTTCATCGAGCGAAGCGAGTAAAAATATCTTCCCATCAACTTTAAAAACCAAAGTGTGCTCATCAAAAGGAAAACATTCCTCTGCACCTGGCTTCTGGATACAATATTCACGCAGCAGTTCTATATCCACCTGTACATAGTTTAAAGCAATTACCGCTTCTTGAAAATAGGCACTGTACTGCAAGGCTCGCCGTACATAATGCTTTTAACCACTGGTCTTAGTAATGAAGTGATAGCTACGTAAGCAGTTTCCGGGATAGGTACATCGCCACAACCTTTTACCACTACACGTTTGTCTGCATAATCCTCTGCTTGTACCTTACTGATATTTTGAAGAAGGACATTTTGTACCAGTTCTTTCCCGGTACCAAAAGCAACCTCTTTTGCCACCGGCTGTAAGTTGGAAGCTACCAACATATAGGCCCACATAGGAATGATGGCATCTGCAGAGCAGGTAACTGCTACATATTTATTGCGGTATTGCTCCCAGTCGTGCGACTGCAGCGATGCTCTGAAATCCTTCTCTTTCAAAATAAGACCCATGAACAAGTAGTCCTTAAGGTCAAATACAGTTATCTCGCCTTTTGGATAAAAGTCCTCCAGGTCTATTGTAGTAAGTGCACTTTCTGTTACCCTGTTTACTATCGGTTCCATACTACAAATTTACAACAGCAGCAGGTTTATTGGTGTTAAAAGGAAATGATCTGCACGCCAAGATTGTTGAATTGCGGAATTTCTCAACCAAACCTTTAGCAAATAAAAACGCCCCGCATGAGCGAGGCGTTTCACATATTTGAATTGATATTCTACTAGTAGAAATCAAACCTGTTATCAGTAACCTTAGCAGCTTTCTTAAGTGCTTCCATGCTACGGTAGCCACTCATTTGCTTGTACTGCATTTCCATTTGGCGGCGTGTATCTTCTACATTGATGCCAGTGTTTGCCTGTGCACCAACGCTTTCACCTCTTACTACGAATACTCCACTATTACCTGCAATTGGCTCGCTGATCTTTCCCTGGAGAGACTTGTTGAAAGCAGCACCTGTTACTTTTGGTTCATTACCAATCTGGGGAATGAAAGGCTGTGCGAAACTTACACTGTCAGCACGCTGCACTGTCTGACCAGCACCTTGTGCTATAGCTTCCAATGTAGCGCCACCTTTGAACTTGGTGTTGATAATCTGCTGTGCTTTCTTCTCGTTGATGATGAGAGGCTCAGCGCTAGGACGTGCACGGCTTACGCTCATCAATCCTTTTTCTGATACACCAGTAATAAGAGCTACTACATATTTCTCACCTACTTCAAAAGGCTCACTTACATCACCAGCCTTATTCTCGTAAATCCAACGTACCAGGCTGCGGTTTTCACCTAATCCCGGAACTGCATAATCATTAGGTTTTACGTCCATGATCTGTAGCGGCTGAAGACCTTGCTTGTTAGCATTCTCTTCAAATTGCTTTTTGTTGCGGCTTGAACCTGCAAACTGTGAAGCAACTGCACTTGCAGCATTGATCGTAGATTGACTTGCATCAATTGGCTTAGCCAGGTAAGCTACTTTGAAGGCTGGTTCAAAACCTTTTTGGTTCAATACTTCTATATAATGGTAACCACTGTAAGAAGCGTTTTCAACCTTCACAACTCTCTTGTCGCCGGTCTTGCCATAAAAAGCAACTTCAGCAAATTCCCTGCTCAATCCACCAAATTGAGTAGAAGAGAAATCATATTCACCTCTTGTTTCTTTACTTCCCTGGTCGTCGCTATACTGAACAACCATAGAGTTGAAATCGGCACCACCCTGGATCGCTCTTTGAATACTGTCGATACGTGCTTTTGCTATACTGTCAGAAAGTGTTTCTCTTCCTTGCTCGCCTGTCTTTACCAGGATATGTCTAACCTTAACGCTATCTGGCATTTGCCTGCGGTCAATCATTTTTGCCAACACAAAATTGTTAGCATCTATATATGGTCCGTAAACTTCACCATTAGCCAGGTTCCTGATTGCATCTGCATTTGACATTTGCATTTTAGAACCTTGTGTATAACCATCAAAAAATGGTATTTCGCTGGTTACCCTGTTTATGAATCCTTCATTGTCAGTAGTAGTAGCAAATTCATCGCGAAGTGTAGACAGTTGATTTAAGATAGCAGCAGTGTCTTCTGCGCTTGCAGTTGCATTGAAGCTCACGTATGAGATACTGCGGCTTGCTTCTTCTTGCTTGAATTGTTCTGGATGTTTATTGATGTATGCTTTTACATCGTCGTCAGAAACTTTGATGGCTGTATCAGCAATGCTTGAATAAGGAACAGCTACATAAGAGAAACTAGCAATAGCATTTTGATCTGCCACAGTTTTCTCAGCCATCCACTTTGGCACGTAAGCACTTTGGCTTAGCAGGGCCATATACTTCTGGCGTAATCCCTGGCTGATAGTAGGAAGTATATATACCTCCTGGAACATTTCCAGGTTAGGATTATTCTGTTGTTTTTTGATGTTGGCAAAGTATGCCTTTGCGTCATTTACTTTAAACTCGCCGGTTGCCGGGTCAGTAAATTCATTTTTAAGCCACTGCGGAGCATTTGGTCCAAACAATACGTCGTTCAGTTCTTTATCAGTGAATTGCAAACCCAGCTCATCGTACGCCTGCTTCATTACAATCTCATCAATGGTTTGCTCCCATACATTTCCAATCAGTTGTTCGCGTCGGGCCTGCTGGCCATACATGGTTTGCGCTACATTGATCTTTCTCTCAAACTCATTGTGGTCTATTTTCTCACCGTTCACCTTACCTACTACAGTGCTCCTGCTTCCCATTCCTGAGCCGCGCCCTACAAAGGCATCCATTAAGATGAACCCGATCAAACTAAGGGCAATAACCGCAATCACCACAGCAGCGTATTTATCCCTGATTTTTTGAATAACCGACATGTTGTTATATAGCTTTTTTTAGTGGATGGCAAAAATAGGGGAATATATGGTTTGAACAAATTGTGGAAAACGTGCCGAAAGCCTTGTTCTTCTTGGCTTGTATATATATTGGCACAATTCTTTTATGTTGAAAACTTGAATAATCGACATTTCCAAGAATATCTTGAATTTTTCTATCCACAGCCTCTTGTTTAAAAGCATGATTCTCTGTGGATATAGCTGGTTTTTGGCTTTCTGAATCGTGGAGACGTGGGGTCTAACTTCATTTTATTTTTCCGAAACCGGGGTAGTGGCCGGAACCGGAAGAAGTTATTCCACCTGCGCCTGCTGTTTTCAACTGCCCGCTGGAGTCTGTTTTTTTACAGCCCTTTCATTTTCCCCAACTGTTGGTAAACCTCTACAACACTTAATGATATGGTAATAGTAGCTGTGGATGGTATGTGAATATCAGTGGATAAAGCAGCATATTCTACATTTGCAAATAATAATTTTAGAAGTTATCCCGCTATTAACAGCCGTAATAGTAGTAGGGGTTTATATAAATAAGTGTATTTAAATACTATTACCTGAATTATGAACATCGAAGCAGCAAAAAATAAAGTAATCGAAAACGGTTTTTTGGATGTGGAAGTTGACGTTCATTTAGACCTGTTTTCGGAGATCGAAAGATTGAAGAAAGAAAAGAATGCAATTGTGCTTGCGCACTATTACCAGGAGCCTGACATACAGGATGTGGCAGATTATATTGGGGATAGCCTGGGGTTGGCTCAAAAAGCGCAATCCACAGATGCGGACATGATCGTGTTTGCCGGCGTTCACTTTATGGCCGAAACAGCCAAGATCCTGAACCCGACCAAGAAAGTTGTATTGCCCGACCTGAAAGCAGGTTGTTCGCTGGCTGACAGTGCACCAGCTAACCTATTTCGTGCTTTCAAAGAAAAGCACCCGGACCATATTGTTGTCAGCTACATCAACTGCACTGCAGATATCAAAGAATTGAGCGATATCATTTGTACCAGCGGAAATGCAGAAGCGATCATCAACAGCATACCTAAAGAGCAGAAGATCATTTTTGCACCAGACAAAAACCTGGGTGCTTACCTGAGCAAAAAGTTAGGAAGGGAGATGTTGCTGTGGAATGGTGCTTGTATGGTTCACGAGATCTTTAGCATGGAGAAGATCGTAAAACTAAAAGTTCGTCATCCAAATGCTAAGGTGCTTGCACACCCTGAATGTGAAGAACCGGTATTGCGTATAGCTGATTTTATTGGAAGCACCACGCAAATACTGAAATACTCAAAGACAGATCCTGCCACTGAATTTATTGTAGCTACTGAAACCGGTATACTACACCAGATGCAGAAAGACTCTCCTCATAAGACTTTCATACCG from Aridibaculum aurantiacum includes:
- the nadA gene encoding quinolinate synthase NadA, which translates into the protein MNIEAAKNKVIENGFLDVEVDVHLDLFSEIERLKKEKNAIVLAHYYQEPDIQDVADYIGDSLGLAQKAQSTDADMIVFAGVHFMAETAKILNPTKKVVLPDLKAGCSLADSAPANLFRAFKEKHPDHIVVSYINCTADIKELSDIICTSGNAEAIINSIPKEQKIIFAPDKNLGAYLSKKLGREMLLWNGACMVHEIFSMEKIVKLKVRHPNAKVLAHPECEEPVLRIADFIGSTTQILKYSKTDPATEFIVATETGILHQMQKDSPHKTFIPAPPNNSCACNDCPYMKLNSLEKLYLCMEYETPEIHMDEAQRIAAKRPIDKMLEISRAAGLLG